One stretch of Epinephelus lanceolatus isolate andai-2023 chromosome 15, ASM4190304v1, whole genome shotgun sequence DNA includes these proteins:
- the dtd2 gene encoding D-aminoacyl-tRNA deacylase 2 translates to MAEKGSAPVARVLLQQCLQARLQVKPAKENSEAQFVQIDRGMVIYICFFKGATDDILPKMVSTLLNLRLCESDSGKMVSVLELPGSVLIVPQATLGGKAKGRAMQYHNNISKEDGLRLYGDFISLCEKELTAASAEVTVKHGTYGNRQVLKLDTNGPYTHLMEF, encoded by the exons ATGGCGGAGAAAGGCAGTGCTCCTGTGGCCCGGGTGCTGCTGCAGCAGTGTCTGCAGGCCAGACTGCAGGTGAAGCCAGCAAAGGAAAACTCAGAGGCTCAGTTTGTCCAG ATTGACAGAGGGATGGTGATCTACATCTGCTTCTTTAAAGGAGCCACAGACGACATCCTGCCCAAAATGG tGTCCACACTGTTGAACCTGCGTCTTTGTGAGTCCGACTCAGGGAAGATGGTGTCAGTGCTGGAGCTTCCCGGCAGTGTGCTGATTGTCCCCCAGGCCACGCTGGGCGGGAAGGCCAAAGGCAGGGCCATGCAATACCacaacaacatcagcaaagAGGACGGACTGCGGCTCTACGGAGACTTCATTTCTCTGTGTGAGAAGGAACTGACGGCTGCTTCAGCTGAAGTGACGGTGAAACACGGGACGTATGGAAACAGACAAGTGCTGAAGCTCGACACCAACGGACCCTACACACATCTGATGGAGTTCTGA